The genomic region TATATAGTTTAGGGGTAAGGTTATAACAGAATAAGCATGGTAGAGCAGATGGTTAAGTGTGTGTCGGGGTAGCGAGTGGTCTCGAGTTCGATTCTTGGCTTGGACATTTATCTTTTTAAAGCCTCTTCTAAGGTAGTCtcattttctaattattattattattattattattattattattattattattattattattgttattattattattgttattattaatatcattattagtaaaaatattatttttatggatattatagatattatagctattattattattattatcattattatcattaaaagaaccattatttttgaaattatcatgtttattaaaaattacatttctacttccattattattattaaaaatgatcatgttattattaaaagcatcattattattaaaaaatttcattatttaaaaactacctttttatttaaaatttcattatcattattattattatattattataacaaataaatattttgtaaataaaaaaaatatacttatactataattatattaatagtacctataattatatattaagaatattaacatttctattatatatatacacaaaaaaaataaacatataacataagatatataaatataaataaataaaatatatatatatatatatatatatatattagaatttagtaccAATTTATATATAATCTACAACActgaatatataaatattatataactaatagatggaattatttgaattacgattatatgtgttaatatatatatatatatatatatatatatatatatatatatatatatatatatatatatatatatatatatatatatatatatatatatatatgatataggttcgtgaatccgaggacaaccctatatttgttcaatgtcgttctatgtatttttactacaaaatacagtatggtgagtttcatttgattccctttttactatttacatttttgggactgagaatacatgcgcttttataaatgtttaacgcaatagacacaagtaccttaactgcattctatgatagaattatctgggattgaggttgatatgaatgatttttatctctagtacgatgcgaaatgcctgctatgagatggttggttgatatgaatggtttattatttatgatattttggcaccggttggcctatattttataaacatgtgttcagccgtggggtgtaaagaccggcacagaggttctatattttgaaggcacatgtattcagccgtggggtgaaagaccggcacagatggttactattatattttgaatcctcaccaggtgttcttcatatgaaagatatttttcgtgcagttgaaatgggacttctgcacgttttataataaatgaaatcttgtggtctattaaaatgaaatgattactataaactaatgaactcaccaaccttttggttgacacttgaaagcatgtttattctcaggtttgaaagaaatcttccgctgtgcattagctcagtttaaggatattacttggagtcattcatgacatatttcaaaagaagttgcattcgagtcgttgaagttcattagagattattattaagtaaatgacagattaggtcatttatagtttggatattatgaaatggtatgcatgcctgtcaattttcgatgaaatgaaaggttgtcttttaaaaacgaatgcaatgtttgtaaaatgtatcatatagaggtcaaatacctcgtgatgtaatcatatgtaatgttctcgtccatatggatttggtcggggcactacacCTTATGAACCCACCAGTTCATACAGAGAATACCACCATAATTAAAACCTTAGATAATACAGCACTTGTGGATTCACCTAAAAAAATTCACTAGGAAGAGTGCTGCACGTACTactccatcacctctgctagaggttggtgaaaGGAGTGCTTTGACCCAACTTGAACCTGGTAGGATAGTTAACTTGGATACCCACATTACAGTCACTGAAGAAACTCACTCagttgacttacatgaagaagtcccaatcctggactcaaataaccaaatccaaaAACTAACTGAAATGGCCAAGCCAATTTTTATCCCAGACTTAAGTCTGCCACTACCCACCCAAAATGTTCCatccttacacattcttgcacaggctgccaatatcaCACTCATGTCACGGGGTGAGATACAGGCCTCAAAACCTTCTATGTCCAAAGATCAGTTTTCTTTACAACATAAAGGCTGTaaggacataccaaccctaccctCATCCATTGGcactacttctcagactgaggcaccagtcaccatggttggcctatatcaggctttgaccaagttgactaaggagtttgatgacaagctttctGTTGTACGGTCTAAGATTactaatcttaactttaataataattttgtttctaaaaatgagttgatggaggtgaggaggttggttggggatatgcaggggttgTCTGGTACAAGTGGTTCAGGGTCTGTCACAGAGATTAATCAAAGGTTGACTGAGCCGGAGAAGAAAatggttggtgttgatgaactgagaCAATGTTTTACTGGGTTTGCATCTGATATTTCTTCTCTCAAGGCTGAACAGGCTGAAATTTAGAAGTTCCTATCTACTCTTCCtttggatgatgtcaaaaagggggagaaaagaaagagaTCAGATGATGCAGGTATTGCAGATGCAGGTATTGCAAGTGTTGAGGGGGAGCAATCTAAGAAGACTCACATTGAGGGGGAGGATATTGTTGATAAGAGTACTGGTGACAAACAGGGTAATTCTAGTGGTGTTTTGGTTGCTGCTACTCAAAGAGCAGATGGTGATCTCAGGGCTCAGATGAACAAGAGGTTCAGATTCAGAAGATAGGATGGTAATGTTGTGAAAGTTGAGGTTGAAAAATCTGAGTTTGAAGGTGTGATTTTGCTGTTAACAATGGCTCATTTGCCAAACAGAAGGTTAAgagttaaaatgaatcaaattgTTCGTTTAGGTTTTTGTGAATGGAGAGGCATAGCTGTTTGTATCAAGAAGTATGCAGGGGATCAAGTTATTGTGAATGAAGTGTTAAAGAGAGTGTGCATGTTGGTTCACTTGGTGTTTGAAGAAGGATTCATCAGTACTAAAGATTATGAAGtgttttgtgaaacttttaacctgAGAATGAAAAAGAGAAGAGTTAAGGGACATATTGAAAGATATGCTGTTCCTGAGCATTTGGAGTTTGTTGATAACAAGTATGTTGAACACTTGGATGGCTTGATGATAAAGACTACTGGAAATCAAaagatgttgattaggtgtgatcaGTTTGAAGAGGCAAGCATTGATATGTTGATTAATCTTTTGTCCAGGTGTGAAACAGAGCAAACATTTCCTTTCAGGGTGCAATTGTTGAAACACTTGTATAACAAGCAGAATATGTTGAAGAAAATTCCTCACATGAAGAGCAAGTGTAAGCTTATTGAAAAGGAGTATGCTAAGGTGGTTAATTAGGTGTACatgttgttttgacatcatcagatagggggagattgttgggaaaatgaaaataataatctgatgagtcaaaattattttgcagattttagagtctggagatttagagtctgaagttgcagactctggattTGCTGAAGTCAACGTTTAAAGATTTCTTGAAGCCAAAGCTAAAGATTATTCTGGAGATATGTTTGCagattaagaagatttgttttgaagattcAGTTTTATCTCTAGAGTTGACTTTCGATTTATTAGCAAATTTGTTTGgttttttagtttatcttttccatttttatagctaagtagttttggaaaccaaatatCCAGATTTGGtctttatctgtataaatagggacgtatggttcatttgaaagatGTACTTGACACGATTAATATTATCAATCCTTTATTCCAATATCGTGTTCTCTCATTTTCTGCACTTaaattcttatttattgtataaattgagagtctggtgttcatagttgtaTTACTGTGAACTGAAAAGAAGGAAATCCAAATCACAATGCAAGAACCCGATCCTTAAACCATCCTGAAGGGCAGACGGACCAGGTTTAAATCCTGAATGGATCCGAGAGAAACATCAAAGAGTCAAAAGTAAAAATTAGAGAAACATCAAAGATTCAAAAGTAAAAATTAACAAATAGCATTACGGAAGAGACAACGTTACCTGATGAACAGGTCGATGTTCAGTTCTAAAACACTGATCGAAAGCATGATGAACAATGTGTATTTTTCTGACCGGTCGATCTTCTTTCGATCCTCAATTAAAATTTTTAATCGATCTTTAATTTTGTATCAATCAATTCGCAATTTTAATGTAGATCTTCGTTGTGAATTAGGTTTTGAATCAGGGTTCACATGGATGTGATGTATACCGATCGATGGATACCGATTAACACCAATTAGGGTTAACATGTTTGAATTTatggcttttggagtagatgatgaAACATGTTAATTTTGAACGATCATTTGATTGTAGTTAACGGTCGTATAATTGGTGTAGTTTGAACGATCGAAAGAGGAAAATTGAAATGAGTAGGAAGGACTAGGTATTCGGAGGGATTAGGTATTTGGAGCAATTCTCTGGAGTTTATTGACTCGTTGATGTTTTTAGACACTACTAAATACGAgggtattttatattttttacgcGATGCTTAGCTAATGTAGATTATTTGCTAGCTATTACCTCAAATGGATGACTTAGATTGAATGTTGGTAGTGGTTATACGGTCATAGAGGGACTTGTTTTTGAAAGTAGGAAAGATAATGCTCATAATTTAATGtttaataaaaaataaattaaaaaagagATTGGTTTAGTTAACATCCGATTAATTCCCGAATTTCCAATTAATCCTTCCAAGAGCCCGAACGATTAACCCTcgaatatagtttttttttacaaactACGTATGTACACACACGAACCAAGAGTGATACCGTTTTTTCGCAGTTCGTCTTTCGACGCTGGGAGTTCGGCGTTCCGCCAATCCCGGACGGCGTTCTCCTCGATGTATCATATTGCAAAATTTTGAAATTAACTTCGAACTCAACACTGGGCCACTCTCCTGTCTCAAACCCCGAGACCGTCACATGGGGCTGGGTTTACATTTTCCACTTTATTTGAACTTCAGATTTGAGTAGGGATGACATCGAGCAGGGTTTAAGTAAACCGAACCCGATTAGAAAAACCTCTCTCAAACCCGGAGGCTGTCAGGTCCTCATTTAGTTACTAAGTAACGGTAAACAAGTTTCTTCAAGGGTATTCGGGCAGCAATTTAATTAAGAAGTATCGAGTTTTGGGTTTTTTATACGGGTATCTGAATATTTTTTCGGGTATACCATATATGGGTCGGGTAATCGGGTATACGGACCGAGTAATCGAGTTTACGTGCATGTATACGGACTCAGTTTTTTTTTCGAGTATACGAGCCGAGTAACCGAGCTTGTGTCTAAAACCACCCCTAAGTTCGGACTCGCGAAAAAATTTATATACATACTATTAGGTACAGCCAAGTGTGTCATTTGATTCATCACTTTGGCAAAAAAGACATTTTATCTTTTTTCCCGTCAAATTTACAGTTCACCTACCTAAAATTTGGATACTAATTGTAATATTTCAGGTATATAAAAGATAAATTTAGAGGTATAAAATGTAAATTCTCTATTTAATAAATAAACTACCAAATAAAACCCACTAAAATTTATGAACGAATTTATCTTTTTGTTCGCTGCGGGTTAGGTCTCACCGACATTCCCGTTTAACTctaaataattttacgaactaagCGTAACAAATTATGTTCGAAATGAAGTTTCGACGCACTACTAACAAAACTTTCTTTTTAGCAATATATATGAAAGTtatttgaatttacagtttaagtcctcaaaatCTATGAAATGCAAATATAATTattgctaatattaatattaattatacataagcAGTATCCCGAATACCTTTTTCTTGATGAAATAActaacaaatttttaaaaattaaactcACGAGTTATACTTTAATTCAAAAAATAATAGTACAAGCCATTTAATTTAACCACCGAGAATGAAAAAGTTTTGTGTTACATCCAAAATTTAAAAAAATACTGGTTATAAGTAACACCATTAGTCCAAACCGTCGCTATGCACGGAGTACGTAAACATACATAGCTCAGCTGTTTTGTGTATAACATATTATGGCGTTACTGACATGAATTATGTATCGTCTATGTAAATGGAACTACGATAACGCGAGGTCCGTTATTTATCTAGGTAAAAACCATTTGTAATAAGTAGCCCTCCACTCATTTAACCGGTTCCACCCAAGGCTAAAAATATTCGGTTTGGGGTAATTGTTTTGCCATCACTATTTGAGTAGGTCCTACTCTACAGAAAGGAAAAAAAGAAAAAACCTAAAGCACAGTTGACGTCCGGAGTGAAATTTTGCGACGCCGGCGTAGGGACTATTTCCGTGTGTAAATTTTTCCTGCAAAAAAACCCTAAATTACTCCGTTTGAAGCTCAGATATTAATGTGAAGTGATGATAAAGATGACAGTCAAGTCAATTGCCTCACGTCGATCAATATCTACAATGCCATTTCTGTCTGACAGAATTAAACAAACAGGTACTCTGCGTTCTTCTTGTTTTACTCAGTTTAGTATCTATTTAATAAATTTTTTGTTCATTTTCTTTTGTTTGAATTGTTCCCAAATGGCAATTTGAGCAGGGCATGTTGTTGATTTACAAGATAAGTAAAAAAGTTCCAATCTTTAATTAAAAAGGGGGATTTTTGTTCATTTTCTTTTGTTTGAATTGTTCCCAAATGCTAATTTGAGCAGGGCATGTTCTTAATCTACATGACAAGTAAAAAAGTTTCAATCTTTAATTAAAAAGGGGGAATATTTTTTTGTTTCTTAACAAAAAATGAAATTGTTCAAATGTTCCGGTTATAGGCTCCCAGAGAAGATACAAAAAACTTGCCTTGTTCATTTCTTTTGTTTGAATTGTTCCCAAATGCTAATTTGAGCAGGTTGTGTTGTTAATTTACACGATATGTAAAAAAGTTTCAATCTTTAATTAAAAGGGGGTAATTTTTATTTGTTTCTTAACAGAAAAAGAAATTGTTCAAATGTTCCGGTTATCAGCTCCCAGAGAAAGAAACTTGCCTTGTTCATTTATTTTGTTTCTAAATGCTAATTTGAGCAGGGGATGTTGTTAATTTACGTGATAAGTAAAAAAGTTTCAATCTTTTATTaaaaagggtttttttttttttatttgtttcttaACAGAAAATGAAATTGTTCAAATGTTCCGGTTATCGGCTCCAAGAGAAGACACGAGAAACTTGGGTGCTAATCAAAGAACATTACGTAAAGGTAGTGCATCAAGGGTGTTAGATGAGAGGTTTATTAGGATTTTAAAGATATTTAAGTGGGGCCCTGATGCCGAAAAGGCTTTAGAGGTACTTAAATTAAGAGTAGATCATCGATTAGTTCGCGAGGTTTTGAATATCGATGTAGACATTAATGTTAAAATGCAGTTTTTCAAATGGGCTGGAAAGAGACGGCATTTTGAACACGATGCCACTACTTATATGGCTTTAATTTGTTGTTTATCTGATTGTGGATCGTATGGCGATATGTGGAAGATGATTCAAGAAATGGTACGAATGTCTGTTGTTATCGATCCGAAGGATTTATCAGAAATTGTAAGACTATTAGGTAAGGCTAAAATGGTTAACAAAGCCCTTTCGTTGTTTTATCAAGTTAAAGGTCGAAAATGCAAGCCGACTGCAAGTACGTATAACTCTGTTATCTTGATGTTAATGAAAGAAAATCATGCTGATAAGGTGTTTGATCTTTATAACGAGATGTGTAATGAAGGTAATTGTTTTCCTGATACTGTAACGTATAGTGCCTTAATGTCGGCTTTTGCTAAGTTGGGTCATGATAACCATGCTATAAGGTTATTTGATGAAATGAAGGAAAACGGGTTTCACCCTAATGCTAAAATTTACACAACGTTATTAGGTATACATTTTAAAGCAGGTAGAATAGAAAAGGCGTTAACTTTAGTAGCTGAAATGAAAGATAAGGGATGTGGGCCCACCGTTTATACTTACACGGAGTTAATAAGAGGGCTAGCGAAAGCGGGGAAGATAGAAGAAGCGTACGGGATTTATGTCGATATGGTAAAACAAGGGTTTAAACCGGACGTTGTTCTTATAAACAATGTGATTAACATATTGGGTCGGGCGGGTCGTTTAGTAGATGCTAAGAAGGTATTTGAGGAGATGAAGTTGGTTAATTGTGAACCTAATGTAGTGACTTATAATACAATGATTAAGGCGCTTTTTGATTCTAAATCTTCATCTTATGAAGCTTTTTTGTTATTTGAGAAAATGAAGGCAAGTGGGATTGTCCCTAGCTCGTTTACTTATTCTATTATGATTGACGGTTTTTGTAAAACGAATAGAGTCGAGAAAGcgttgttgctacttgaagaaatggACGAAAAGGGTTTTCCGCCTTGTCCGGCTGCATATTGTAGCTTGATTAATAGTCTTGGAAAAGCAAAACGTTACGAAGCTGCAAACGAGTTGTTTCAAGAATTAAGGGAAAATTGTGGGTCATCTAGCTCTCGGGTGTATGCTGTTATGATTAGAAATTTTGGAAAATGTGGACGGTTGGATGAAGCAATCGATCTTTTTGAAGAAATCAAGAAAACGGGGTCCGTCCCAGACGTTTATGCGTACAACGCGCTTATGTCTGGGATGGTACGAGAGGGTTTGATAGATAAAGCTTATTCCTTGATGAGGGAAATGGAAGAAAATGGGTGTGCGGCGGATGTAAATTCACATAATATAATTCTGAATGGATTAGCTAAGAGTGGTGGCCCACAACGGGCTATGGTTATGTTTGAAAAAATGAAACGGTCGAAAATAAAGCCGGATGGTGTTAGTTATAATACTCTTCTTGGGTGTTTAAGTCATGCTGGTTTGTTTGAAGAGGCTGCAAGATTAATGGGAGAGATGAAGTCATTAGGGTTTGAATATGATGCTATTACATACTCATCTATACTTGATGCAGTTGGCAAGATCGATGAAGATGATGCACATTAAGCTCCATAAAAAGTACTTCGTAAGTTTTCTTGATAACGCAAAATTTTGATTAGGTTTTGAGTAGATGAGTTGTTTTTCTTATACGGTCCCATGACACGTatatatgccgatgtgtatttcaGTTCAAGGTGCCAATAATTGTATCCACTTAAAATTCTCTTAAGTTGTAGGTTCATATAAGAtcatttctttttaattttttcggTATAGGGTTTATGGTGATTTATATGTTAAATTCTCGGTTTACAATCTCTACTGCAGGTTTTTATTGTATTTATTAACTAAAGATGCCAATTTTGATTAAGTTTTGAGTAAATGAGTTGTTTTGAGTCAAATGGCAAAATTCTGAAATTAGCAGAAATGAAAAGTGGTCATGCGGGTTGAAAGGTATCATGTATTGTGTATGTCAGTATGGTGTTTATGATCGCAATTTAACACATTGGTTATccacaaagtaaaaaaaaaaaaaaacgcatcaACAAAAGGATTAACGGGCTAGCTGTATGAAAATTACCCATCTTGACATGTTACCCAACTCGCACCCCTATTAGGAAAATTTGATTGTCTTATTAATTTTCTATCATATTGCTTTATCTCTGTTTTTACAGGTAGAGATGGGCATATATTTACACCAATTGTTCAATGGGACTCTATTTTCGCGCAACTTTGAATGGAATCATTGGGTTCACTGAGCATTGAAGTGGTAAATTGGCCGGGTTTTCTCGAGTTGCTCCAAGTTCATATGATAACTACAACTGTTTTGACAAACGCGAGTGGAGTGATAGATGAAGGTCCAGTACGATCAAAGACAGTGACTCAGATGACGGGGACTTAAAATCAGAGGTCTTTTAACTGATCTTGATAGCTCAGTGGCTATTTCTTTTGAAAATGTAACACATGTTATAATAATCATCTGCATTAACATATGAACAAAAAAGGCCCACTTTATAACATACAGAAACTTATGTTATATATAGTGATAACCAAATCAACAATATAAAGATCTATTACCTAAGTGAAGTAGTTGCCTACCGTGTCCGGCTTCAATAAAACTAACAATGCCGAATGAATGGTTAACGAATCTTATATAATGATCACGCGGCGCTCAAAATGACAAAGTTCCATCATAACCAGAAACGTATAAATGTCTATATTGCAATCAACAAAAAAGCCAGATCCTTTGTTCCCAAAACTCaactcgggattactcggaaaGTCGGTCCTAATCGGTCAAGATCAAACTTGGTCTACATCAAGTTACACCCGAGTTTCCGGTTACCCCCTAAAAACCCATGTACTCCTCAAGTTGCGATTTTTGCAAGAGATATGACTCAATTGTACAACCAAGAATAATTCTAAAaactatcatcattaataaaaagtGTGCAAAACAACCATAGAAAAGTATTTTATTCTTAACTAGTCGTCATCTCATTATACGTAAAATAtcaaatttaatattatatttgtgaaacagatttatatacatatataacatatcttttaaaaatttaggGACCTCTAAAATTTCGACCTTGTCCGACTGCCTATACCCGCACACCCTTTAAGACGCCCTGTTCATTAGGTTATGGCTTACAACTACTTGCGAATGAAGAGTTGCTTATCTTTTTGTCATATTTTCAAAAGAcgcatgtcatattttcaaaagacACATGCTATTAAATGTAAGTCGGCGATTTAAACTTTCAACGGAGTTGTCAGTTTGAGACGTGCAAGACAGGAGTTTCATGTGATTCAATTGTTTTATGAATCTAGTCAATTAGACTCGAATGATATCTATCAATTTCTACTAAATTATTATACCGAGTGTCATTTTAATCTAATTTCTTATATCTTATTTTCTGtcaaaaagtgaattattaaattacacAGTATATttcagattattattactaattacacTAAATCACGTAAACACTATCCAATACGAACCTGACAAGTAACCAACTTCCACTGTTATACTGTCGCAACttactgttatactgtagcaatttttttttttttttttaaactcgacTTACCAGAAACTCCCCATCACCACCATCAACTAATTAACTAAATGACCAAAACCCAACCATCGCAATCCTCCACCATCGGCTATTTCTGTCAACATATACTGCATCAACCACCACCGGCGCTTATCTAACAATAGCACCCAGATCTAGAGAAAATAAACGTATTGAACACAATAAAAAAtgtaattaaaatacaaaataaatatataaacgcaAAACAGAATGAGATCTGGAAGAAGAAAAAACTAGAATCTGAAGAAAAATAATCAGATCCAAAGAAAAAAATGAGAggttaacttatctgaatatcagGCCGCCCACCAAATTAACTTCGTCGTAAAACGGTTGGGTGACGACCACCGCATTCTATAACTGACGTTAGCCAACAAAAAAAATACATGAAACGGCAGTCGGGAAGAATAGAAAGGAAGAAGATCTCCGTATTTTTAACGATGGCGGCCGGAGTGGGTGGTAGCATGGTGACGACGCAGATTAGAGGGAAGCAAAAGATCTTCGACGAATGAAGTGTAATTAAAACGAATTAACCTTTCTACTGTGATGATTATGGAAATATGGGCCGGAATTTGAGAAACAGTATCTCACAACGAGTTGatttaggatttttttttttttttttttttttttttttttttttttttttttttgtgttcttgaactaACCCTGGACCCCAAAACTGAAATATGGTAAAAAACTATTTAGTGGTATTTTCATATACGGGTATCTCCCGGTTTGACTCAAAAAGGGTTGGGAATTACAGTTAGACCCTTGCATCTTTAGCGTTGTTAATAAGGAGCCACTAACTTTTAGAAAATAGAGTGATATTAGAGTTTGATATTTTAGTCCTACTATACCTACCACGTTTTGAATTAAAAAAAATAGAATATTTTTGCTTTGATTTGATTGGTGCAAGTGACTTAGTGGTGATTATCATTTCTAATGtaattttttaatattaatgcaaTGTATACATTTTCAATAGAGTTATTGGAAAATACCTATATTAAAAGAGTACTATCTTTGCACTATTTAAATTTTATATACACGCCATCTTATTTTTATAACACACTAGATCAGGTCATCTTATTTTTTAATGTAAAAAAGAATCATCGTCGTTTTAATTTATGTTCATCAACAAAAGTAGCTTATACCCGCAGCGAAGCGCGGTAACCATTTTCTAGTTTAATATTTAATAGTATTAAATACGGTAAACAATTAAGATTTTTAAAAACTGAATGGAGTAATTTGAAAAGTTAGCCATGGCTTGAAAAATATTTGTAGAAGTAGAGCACGATAGTTCTATAAGAATGTGGCTTACAAAGTTACAAACTCCCAAACCCTAACCAATCCTCCATTTTACTTGGTACCGGAGCTAATCCGTCTTCATCGTATAATTGAAGTAAGTTATCATTTCTCCATACTTTTTCCTCTCCTTTTAGTTTTTCCCCTCCTTTTGCTTAACTGCCTTAAGATAAGAAACCCAAATTACATTTGCATCCTTCATTATTTTCCTCAAATCATGTCGGACCCAAATAACCAAATGTGTGCCCTAAACCACCTTCCACCAGACCTCGTCGAAGCAATTCTCCCTTTTCTACCAGTTAAATCCCTAGGCCGTTTCAAATCGGTTTCGAAACGATGGTACTCACTAATTTCCAGTCCCAATTTTATTAAAACCCATATTCATAACTACACCAAAAACAATCCCAATCCTAACCCTACCCACCTGCTTTTACTTCCGTTATATGCCGAAATTTCGCTCTACTCACTCGATGTCAAACAACTCAACACCCAAACCACAACTGCAACCGCAACAGTTAAACACCTGATTTACCAGGAACAATGGTATAATATACAAGGGTCTTGCAACGGGCTTGT from Rutidosis leptorrhynchoides isolate AG116_Rl617_1_P2 chromosome 9, CSIRO_AGI_Rlap_v1, whole genome shotgun sequence harbors:
- the LOC139866737 gene encoding pentatricopeptide repeat-containing protein At3g16010 isoform X2, whose product is MIKMTVKSIASRRSISTMPFLSDRIKQTENEIVQMFRLSAPREDTRNLGANQRTLRKGSASRVLDERFIRILKIFKWGPDAEKALEVLKLRVDHRLVREVLNIDVDINVKMQFFKWAGKRRHFEHDATTYMALICCLSDCGSYGDMWKMIQEMVRMSVVIDPKDLSEIVRLLGKAKMVNKALSLFYQVKGRKCKPTASTYNSVILMLMKENHADKVFDLYNEMCNEGIHFKAGRIEKALTLVAEMKDKGCGPTVYTYTELIRGLAKAGKIEEAYGIYVDMVKQGFKPDVVLINNVINILGRAGRLVDAKKVFEEMKLVNCEPNVVTYNTMIKALFDSKSSSYEAFLLFEKMKASGIVPSSFTYSIMIDGFCKTNRVEKALLLLEEMDEKGFPPCPAAYCSLINSLGKAKRYEAANELFQELRENCGSSSSRVYAVMIRNFGKCGRLDEAIDLFEEIKKTGSVPDVYAYNALMSGMVREGLIDKAYSLMREMEENGCAADVNSHNIILNGLAKSGGPQRAMVMFEKMKRSKIKPDGVSYNTLLGCLSHAGLFEEAARLMGEMKSLGFEYDAITYSSILDAVGKIDEDDAH
- the LOC139866737 gene encoding pentatricopeptide repeat-containing protein At3g16010 isoform X1, with protein sequence MIKMTVKSIASRRSISTMPFLSDRIKQTENEIVQMFRLSAPREDTRNLGANQRTLRKGSASRVLDERFIRILKIFKWGPDAEKALEVLKLRVDHRLVREVLNIDVDINVKMQFFKWAGKRRHFEHDATTYMALICCLSDCGSYGDMWKMIQEMVRMSVVIDPKDLSEIVRLLGKAKMVNKALSLFYQVKGRKCKPTASTYNSVILMLMKENHADKVFDLYNEMCNEGNCFPDTVTYSALMSAFAKLGHDNHAIRLFDEMKENGFHPNAKIYTTLLGIHFKAGRIEKALTLVAEMKDKGCGPTVYTYTELIRGLAKAGKIEEAYGIYVDMVKQGFKPDVVLINNVINILGRAGRLVDAKKVFEEMKLVNCEPNVVTYNTMIKALFDSKSSSYEAFLLFEKMKASGIVPSSFTYSIMIDGFCKTNRVEKALLLLEEMDEKGFPPCPAAYCSLINSLGKAKRYEAANELFQELRENCGSSSSRVYAVMIRNFGKCGRLDEAIDLFEEIKKTGSVPDVYAYNALMSGMVREGLIDKAYSLMREMEENGCAADVNSHNIILNGLAKSGGPQRAMVMFEKMKRSKIKPDGVSYNTLLGCLSHAGLFEEAARLMGEMKSLGFEYDAITYSSILDAVGKIDEDDAH